One Streptomyces sp. NBC_01217 genomic region harbors:
- a CDS encoding ABC transporter ATP-binding protein produces the protein MADAFTPEGASGAWALEARGLGRRYRRGWALRDCSFRLPAGRICGLVGPNGAGKSTLLGLATRQVQPTEGELRVFGVPVDDPAVMPRFAFLGQDKPLFKHFTVAETLRMGSELNPGWDMASAERIVRSGQVPMHARVGTLSGGQRTRVAFALAFGKRPDLLLLDEPMADLDPLARHDMGALLMSEAVERGTTVLMSSHLLSELEDMCDYLLVLADGRIRMAGDADALVPAHALVTGLASDGNPADALAPHTVIEVRVHGRQFNALVRPNGPLPQDWVVAEPSLEEVLLAHLRSPDAPPLFTPGARIEAEGIHTS, from the coding sequence ATGGCAGATGCATTCACTCCGGAGGGCGCATCCGGCGCATGGGCGCTGGAGGCCCGGGGCCTCGGTAGGCGCTACCGTCGCGGCTGGGCGCTGCGCGACTGCTCGTTCCGGCTGCCGGCCGGGCGGATCTGCGGTCTCGTCGGCCCCAACGGGGCGGGGAAGAGCACCCTGTTGGGGCTCGCGACCCGTCAGGTGCAGCCGACGGAGGGTGAACTCCGCGTCTTCGGCGTGCCGGTGGACGATCCCGCGGTGATGCCGAGATTCGCGTTCCTCGGACAGGACAAACCGCTGTTCAAACACTTCACCGTGGCGGAGACGCTGCGGATGGGCAGCGAGCTGAATCCCGGCTGGGACATGGCCTCGGCGGAGCGGATCGTACGGTCGGGCCAGGTGCCGATGCATGCCCGCGTCGGCACGCTCTCCGGCGGTCAGCGCACCCGCGTCGCGTTCGCGCTCGCCTTCGGCAAGCGGCCGGACCTGCTGCTGCTCGACGAGCCGATGGCCGACCTCGACCCGCTGGCCCGCCACGACATGGGCGCCCTGCTGATGTCGGAGGCGGTGGAGCGCGGCACCACAGTGCTGATGTCCTCGCATCTGCTGTCCGAGCTGGAGGACATGTGCGACTACCTGCTGGTGCTCGCCGACGGCAGGATCCGGATGGCGGGTGACGCGGACGCGCTCGTCCCGGCCCACGCGCTGGTGACCGGACTCGCCTCCGACGGGAACCCGGCCGACGCTCTGGCCCCCCACACGGTGATCGAAGTCCGCGTCCATGGCAGGCAGTTCAACGCGCTGGTGCGGCCGAACGGCCCGCTGCCGCAGGACTGGGTGGTCGCCGAACCAAGCCTGGAGGAAGTGCTGCTGGCGCACCTCCGCTCGCCGGACGCACCCCCGTTGTTCACACCCGGTGCCCGTATCGAGGCCGAAGGGATCCACACCTCATGA
- a CDS encoding GntR family transcriptional regulator: protein MVVFRIDRRSGVATYLQIVRQVEQALRMGALEKGDRLPTAAQVAAETKVNPNTTLKAYRELERAGLAEVRQGAGTFITRSLAPAQEGPDSPLRASLAQWLDEARSQGLSGQEVTALFRSAYAAVYPSGTDV from the coding sequence GTGGTCGTATTCCGCATCGACAGACGCAGCGGAGTGGCAACGTATCTCCAGATCGTGCGGCAGGTCGAACAGGCGCTGCGGATGGGAGCCCTGGAGAAGGGCGACCGGCTGCCCACGGCCGCGCAGGTCGCGGCGGAGACCAAGGTCAACCCGAACACGACCCTCAAGGCGTACCGCGAGCTGGAGCGCGCGGGCCTGGCCGAGGTCCGGCAGGGAGCGGGCACCTTCATCACCCGCTCCCTCGCCCCGGCACAAGAGGGCCCCGACTCCCCACTGCGCGCCTCGCTGGCCCAGTGGCTGGACGAGGCCCGGTCCCAGGGGCTCAGCGGACAGGAGGTCACCGCCCTCTTCCGGTCGGCCTACGCGGCCGTGTATCCGTCCGGGACGGACGTCTGA
- a CDS encoding ABC transporter permease subunit — protein sequence MSTTLTQPPRTARTPGPRRLRGLSWLVVRQHRAALLTLLSATVLGAAWIAYQRGRMGQTLEAAGWPDKELTQPTIGSTTLTLTLTALSALPVILAVFLGAPLIAGDQEHGTAQLVTTQSVSRRRWLAAKLAWCYAAAVVAGVVLSAFLTWWWKPYRSVFPDLWPEGPVFDNTGPVLPALCLFLTAAGITIGMLLRRVLASMLVTFVFAVIVEVLWGQLRVHLAPSRMFAYPLDGDMPARLNGSYELDSWIGSADGRLYGWGFCTEPTEAASDACIKEHGIVNNVVEYLGFDQMPAMQWTGAGVLLAATAVLTAFTLWRVSRRPL from the coding sequence ATGAGCACCACCCTGACCCAGCCGCCCCGGACCGCACGGACGCCGGGACCGCGTCGGCTGCGCGGGCTGTCCTGGCTCGTCGTGCGTCAGCACCGGGCCGCACTGCTCACCCTGCTCTCCGCGACGGTCCTCGGCGCGGCCTGGATCGCGTACCAGCGCGGCCGGATGGGCCAAACGCTCGAAGCCGCGGGCTGGCCGGACAAGGAGCTGACACAGCCGACGATCGGCTCGACGACGCTCACTCTCACCCTCACCGCCCTGAGCGCTCTGCCCGTGATCCTCGCCGTCTTCCTCGGCGCCCCGCTGATCGCGGGCGATCAGGAGCACGGCACCGCGCAGCTGGTCACCACCCAGTCCGTGTCCCGCCGCCGCTGGCTGGCGGCGAAGCTCGCCTGGTGCTACGCGGCCGCGGTCGTGGCCGGCGTGGTGCTCTCGGCGTTCCTCACCTGGTGGTGGAAGCCCTACCGTTCGGTGTTCCCCGACCTGTGGCCGGAGGGGCCGGTCTTCGACAACACCGGTCCGGTACTGCCCGCGCTGTGCCTCTTCCTGACCGCCGCGGGCATCACCATCGGCATGCTGCTGCGCCGGGTCCTCGCGTCCATGCTGGTCACGTTCGTCTTCGCCGTGATCGTCGAGGTCCTCTGGGGCCAGCTGCGCGTACATCTCGCGCCGTCACGCATGTTCGCCTACCCGCTCGACGGCGACATGCCCGCCCGGCTGAACGGCTCGTACGAACTGGACAGCTGGATCGGCTCCGCCGACGGCCGGCTCTACGGCTGGGGGTTCTGCACCGAGCCCACCGAGGCGGCATCCGACGCCTGCATCAAGGAGCACGGCATCGTCAACAATGTCGTCGAATACCTCGGTTTCGACCAGATGCCGGCCATGCAGTGGACGGGGGCGGGCGTCCTGCTCGCGGCCACCGCCGTGCTCACCGCGTTCACCCTGTGGCGGGTCTCCCGGCGCCCCCTTTAG
- a CDS encoding M55 family metallopeptidase translates to MKILISADMEGATGVTWPADVLPGTPQWERCRSMFTSDVNAAALGFYDGGADEVLINEAHWSMRNLLLEQLDDRVQMLTGRHKSLSMVEGVQHGDVDAIAFVGYHTGAGTEGVLAHTYLANSITGVWLNGARASEGLLNAHVVAEYGIPVVLVTGDDLTCVDADGYAPGARKVAVKDHVSRYAAVCRTPARTAADIRAAAKEATALAVRHTPVEGGPFTIELEFDAEHLAAAATVVPGVVPSGERRVAYTSATMYEGIRTFKAVTTIVSSAVEEQYG, encoded by the coding sequence ATGAAGATCCTGATCAGCGCGGACATGGAAGGCGCCACCGGCGTGACCTGGCCGGCCGATGTGCTGCCCGGCACCCCCCAGTGGGAGCGGTGCCGTTCCATGTTCACCTCCGACGTGAACGCGGCGGCGCTCGGCTTCTACGACGGCGGCGCCGACGAGGTGCTCATCAACGAGGCCCACTGGTCCATGCGCAACCTCCTGCTGGAACAGCTGGACGACCGCGTCCAGATGCTCACCGGCAGGCACAAGTCCCTCTCCATGGTGGAAGGCGTCCAGCACGGCGACGTCGATGCCATCGCCTTCGTCGGCTACCACACGGGAGCCGGTACGGAGGGGGTGCTCGCGCACACCTACCTCGCCAACTCCATCACCGGCGTCTGGCTGAACGGCGCCCGGGCCAGTGAGGGCCTCCTCAACGCCCATGTCGTGGCCGAGTACGGCATTCCCGTCGTCCTCGTCACCGGCGACGACCTGACCTGCGTGGACGCGGACGGGTACGCCCCCGGGGCCCGCAAGGTCGCCGTGAAGGACCATGTGTCCCGGTACGCGGCGGTGTGTCGCACCCCGGCCCGTACCGCCGCCGACATCCGCGCGGCCGCCAAGGAAGCGACCGCGCTCGCCGTGCGGCACACACCGGTGGAGGGCGGCCCCTTCACCATCGAGCTGGAGTTCGACGCCGAGCATCTGGCCGCGGCGGCCACCGTCGTCCCCGGCGTGGTGCCCAGCGGCGAGCGACGCGTCGCCTACACCAGCGCGACGATGTACGAAGGTATCCGCACGTTCAAGGCAGTGACGACGATCGTGTCGTCCGCCGTGGAGGAACAGTATGGCTGA